The following is a genomic window from Niabella soli DSM 19437.
TGCTGATCAAAGCAAAAGGAAAATGTACAACGGATCATATTTCCATGGCCGGCCCCTGGCTAAAGTTCCGCGGCCACCTGGACAATATCTCCAATAACCTGCTGATCGGCGCCGTGAATTTCTTCAACGACAAAACGGACAGTGTAAAGAACCAGTTGACGAGCGAATACGGTCCTGTGCCGGCAACGCAACGTGCGTATAAAGCGCAGGGGGTCGGTACGCTGATCGTAGGCGATGAAAACTATGGGGAAGGCAGCAGCCGCGAGCATGCCGCTATGGAGCCCCGTCATTTAGGTGCCCGTGCGGTGCTGGTAAAATCCTTTGCCCGTATCCACGAAACCAACCTGAAAAAACAGGGGATGCTGGCATTGACGTTTGTAAATAAAGAAGATTACGATAAAATACAGGAAGATGATACTATTGATATCATCGGCCTTACTGAATTTGCACCGGACAAACCGTTGACCATCGTGTTGCATCACCAGGACGGATCTACAGAATCTTTCCCTGTAAATCATTCTTACAATGCACAGCAGATCGAATGGTTTAAGGCAGGTGCCGCATTAAACATTATCCGCAGGGAATTTGCTGCAAAGCAGCAATAAACCAATAAGGTTTTCCGCCACAGCGGACAAGCCAACCTTATTGGTTTCTCCTGAAAACGGCCTCATCGGGGCCGTTTTTTATTTATGTAGCCCATATGGAAATGCGCGGCTTTTAGCTCTAAGCTTTAAAACTCAGCATGAAAGTGATCATAATTATTTTCGGCATATGCGTTTTAAATGCCTGCAAAGGAAAAGAGCTAAAAAAAGTACGGGGTAGCTATATCTCTTCGGTAGCAGATACAACTAAGATTGGGTGCAACTGCTTTTTTGAATCTTTTAAAAAAGATGCCAATGGCGATACGATTTTCAGAAAAACAACTACTGATCCGGTGTTTCCATTTGGAAGCGACTCATGCGCTCGTTTTCTAAACAAAAATATTAATCCGGCTATGCCGAAAAAGCTAGGAGCTCCGGCAGGCACATACCTGGTTGATGTAAGGCTTGTAGTGAGTAAAAAAGGCGGAATAAGCCAGTTGACAGCTCTAACAAAAAACGGGTATGGAATGGAGAAGGAAGTGGTGCGTGTTGTTAAAAAACTAAAACAATTTAAACCGGCTGAATTGAATGGACGTAATGTAGCGGCATATAAAGACGTTTTCTTTAGATTTAACGTTAAATAGGCTGTAAATATTAGGAAGAAGATATGCATCGAAATGCATCGTTTACCAATATAAAAGGAAGATTCACTGATTGTACAAATTTTCACAGAACGTTTTTAAAATCTGTGCAAATCTGCGGAATCTGTGAGCAAAAAAAAATCTCATTGAGCCCGGTCCTGCTGGGTTTTATCCATCTTTTATTTATTGTGTATATTTGCAGTTTCAATTACATCGCACAATGAATTGGCCCGATTCACTTAATTTACTGAGCAAACTCACCCCCCGGCGTGTCTGGAACGGACTGAAAGTATACAGCAGCTACCAGGTGGGGCGTCTTTTGAAAAAAGATATTCAGTGGGGATACCCTGTTTCTGTTTCCTTTGAGCCAACAACCAGTTGTAACCTGCGTTGCCCCGAGTGCCCCAGTGGCCTGCGGGCTTTTACCCGGCCAAAGGGTATGTTGCAGAAAGATTTCTTTACAAAAACGATTGATGAAATTCACAAAGAACTGCTGTACCTGATCTTTTATTTCCAGGGCGAGCCTTATTTGAACCCTGGTTTCCTGGATATGGTCCAATATGCTTCCTCCAAAAAGATCTATACTGCCACCAGTACCAACGGGCATTATATGACCAGTGAAATGGCGAAGCGCACCGTTGAAAGCGGTCTGGACCGGTTGATCATTTCTTTAGACGGAACCACGCAGGATGTATATGAACAGTACCGGGTGGGAGGGAACATCAATAAAGTGCTGGATGCTGCGCGCCATATCGTAAAATGGAAAAAGGAGCTTAAGAGTAAAACGCCCTATGTTTTCTTCCAGTTCCTGGTAGTAAAACCCAATGAGCACCAGATTGAAGACGTAAAAAAACTGGCCGAAGAGATCGGGGTCGATGATATCCGCTTTAAAACAGCGCAGGTATACGATTACCAAACCGATCCCAATCAACTGATCCCCACCATCAATAAATACCGGCGCTATAAAAAGAATGACGATGGAACCTATTCCACTAAGAAAAAAATAGCGGGCAGTTGCTGGAAAATGCACCACGCCAATGTGATCACCTGGGACGGTCTGGTAGTGCCCTGTTGTTTTGACAAAGACGCTACGTACCGGTTAGGTAATTTAAAGGAGCAATCTTTTAAGGAGATCTGGAACAGCGGCCCGTATAAAAAGTTCCGCAAGGACCTGAGCAGCGGCCGGGGAAATATCGAGATCTGTGCCAACTGCAGTGAGGGCACCCGGGTTTGGGAGGACTAACGAAAAGACCTGCGAGGTTTCTAAAACCTCACAGGTCTCCCATACGTTTACACGTTAAACCGGAAGTGCATAATATCCCCATCCTTCACCAGGTATTCTTTTCCTTCAATACGCAGCTTGCCGGCATCGCGGGCGCCGGCTTCCGACTTATACTTTACAAAATCGTTATAGGCGATCACCTCCGCTTTAATGAACCCTTTTTCAAAATCGGTATGGATCACCCCCGCGCACTGTGGTGCTTTCCAGCCATTATGAAAGGTCCAGGCGCGTACTTCCTGCACGCCGGCGGTAAAATATGTGTTTAACCCCAGTAGCTGGTAAGCCGAACGGATCAGGCGGTCCAGGGCAGGTTCTTTCATTTTATATTCATCCATAAATAAAGCCTTATCGTCCGGGTCTTCCATTTCAGAGATCTGGGCTTCTATAGAATTATTCATGATGATCACTTCTGCCGCTTCGTTCTTTACCGCTTCTTTCAGGGCTTCTGAAAATTTGTTGCCGGTATGCATGGAAGGTTCATCTACATTGGCTACATACAGCACGGGTTTGTCTGT
Proteins encoded in this region:
- a CDS encoding energy transducer TonB; this encodes MKVIIIIFGICVLNACKGKELKKVRGSYISSVADTTKIGCNCFFESFKKDANGDTIFRKTTTDPVFPFGSDSCARFLNKNINPAMPKKLGAPAGTYLVDVRLVVSKKGGISQLTALTKNGYGMEKEVVRVVKKLKQFKPAELNGRNVAAYKDVFFRFNVK
- a CDS encoding radical SAM/SPASM domain-containing protein, whose protein sequence is MNWPDSLNLLSKLTPRRVWNGLKVYSSYQVGRLLKKDIQWGYPVSVSFEPTTSCNLRCPECPSGLRAFTRPKGMLQKDFFTKTIDEIHKELLYLIFYFQGEPYLNPGFLDMVQYASSKKIYTATSTNGHYMTSEMAKRTVESGLDRLIISLDGTTQDVYEQYRVGGNINKVLDAARHIVKWKKELKSKTPYVFFQFLVVKPNEHQIEDVKKLAEEIGVDDIRFKTAQVYDYQTDPNQLIPTINKYRRYKKNDDGTYSTKKKIAGSCWKMHHANVITWDGLVVPCCFDKDATYRLGNLKEQSFKEIWNSGPYKKFRKDLSSGRGNIEICANCSEGTRVWED